The sequence ATTTGGTTCTGGTGGTTTTCCGGTAGAGTAAAAAGAGGAGGTTTACCGGCGGAAAAGAAAGGAGTTTAAGAAGAGGAAGATGAGAAACAGTGAAGGAATTTTTAGAAGGAATGCTTAGAAAACCGGAAAATAAGAAAGGATTTGGTTATTTATAGATTCCAtttataaaaaaggaaaaaaaaaaaaaagaataagtgattattaaaataaataatatttttaatatttaatAAAGAAAGCGGTAGTTCTGCAGTAGTTAAGTTTGGTTCAACCAAACAATACGCCGGCTTCTACAAAACGTGGTTATTTCGTAACTTCCTTTCCCCGTTTTTTTTGGCAAATTTACTTAAATAGAAATCATGAATTTACTTAAATAGACATCATAAATTACTCCAGAATACTGACAGCGCGTTCCTTTCAAATTTTCCAAATCCGAGAAATTCAATTCGGGGGTAATCATTTTCTTCTGGAATTGGATTTCATTCCACCGGTCCTTCGGTGTAATGGAAAATGAGTTTTAAGGGAATTGGATTCCTACATAATTCAATTCCGAAAAATTTACGCTTGTTCGGTTTGAGGAAATGGATATATTTCTCCGGAATCCAATTCCTAGGCTCCCAAAAACCTGAACCGAACGCGTTGTGAGTGTTGTCGAAAAAGCTAAGAAGGAAAGAAGATTAATTGAGGATTACTTGGATTATTCTCATTGAGGCTGTGTTTGGCACGCCAGTATAACAATGCAAGACATTGCTAATTATATGTGGTTACAATGTCATGTATTAGGAATAAATATACATGTAGTTCAATGTTTAGTGGGTGGCATGAAAATAAAATGGATATGATACAAAGATGGAATTCTAATTTGTGAACCATTAAGTGGTTTGATGATTGGTATGTTCCCTTCCACTGCATAGGTAGGCGTTTGAATCTCGTAATTGTCACGGATAATCCCCTAAggagttaaggatgtagtccaagACCACTGTTCCAAACCATTACAAAAAAAAGATCTAACTttaaaatttaattataataaaaagaaaaattataaatacatgaaaaaaaatatattagaaaAATTAAAACATTATAATAAGAAAAATTGTTTTAAAACGGGTGGCTAGCTCATCTGGTCATCCTCGTTCCTTAAAGGttgatgcgctccaggaggtcacaggttcgagtccccaatagCGCAgtattgcagaatttgacatggaaggtgcTTCGCTTGGGACATAATCAGCCCCCTCATCCGTTTTGGCTCCCTTGattggttcctcatgaggctcgctggtaggctagcacgacaccTGTTCAATTAATATAGTAGTACGTCGTGCTTAGCTTGTTagacttccaactagtttcatgtaataatcgttatccaataatataataatatagaaaactaataataaaaataatcacTCCAGGCCATGCCATTTCTGCAACTGTTATTCACAAAAACGGTAAATACCTCGCACAATGCATATCACATAGTTTTGAGTTTTGAGTACTGGCTTTTACTAGATTGGGCGAGTTGGGTGACGATATAATTATCTTCTTGCAGTGATTGAAGAACTTCCTTGGTAGTGATGATGTGAATAGCAAAGTAGGTAGTTTTCTTTTCCAAAGGGTAGGGTTGGCTATCCAAAAAGgagttggagcacaacttgttgcccgAATACCAACCAAATCTGTGTAAAATTTCTTTTTGTATTATTATGCTAATAATATTCATAATATTAATAATATCaaagaatatataaaaaaaatattattatttttaaaaattaataaaaaaatcaaggggtaatttgcgttacctcccctggcgaagatcataatttgagttatctcccctacagaacaaatattagtaaaacctcctctcgtcactttttccatccaaacctggttagctgagtcagctgctTCGTACAGCTGGAAAATTTCTTACACGTGGATTTTATACTTTCCCATAATACCCTCCTGTATAAAGTAGACACCTAAACACGTGTTAGGCCAAGAATCATTGCAAACTTATGGTCGGATTTTCTGAGATTCGACCGTTCAACGGTCGAATTTGTGCGGTCACCTTCAACGGTCATCTTCATGCTCCAGTTCTATATGAAACAGATATGAAGAGAAAATTTTTTGCACCTCTCCTTAAATCCATTACCACAGACCTGCTCTTCTCAAACAAAACCAATCTCACCATCTGAAGTGCAGCCAGAACTATGGGTGATTCATATTCAAACTCCACCGATGTAAGTAAAACCACCATTAGAGGAGGTAacactaatttttatatttatagtTAGGAGGTAAAACTAAagaatttttcatgtttttgcAGTGTGTTGAACATCTGTGTAGGTGTCAAATTTGCAGGGGAACTACTCATTTAGCCATGAAATGCCCTTACCTCTATTCCAAATGTAGAAAATGTGATGGCTTGCGTAGATTTTGGGAAGCAAACACTCAAGCCAACAAAGGAAGGAGATTCTTGAGATGTCAAAACCAACCAAAGTGTACTGAATTTGGGTGGTTGGATAAAGCTGGTGTAACGGAAATACCAAGAACAGAAAAACAACAGTTAGGGGATGGGTGCTTCAAGTGTGGTAGTGATTCTCATTGGGTTTCACATGCCCAGAAGCTTCACCTGCATCCAACAAAAAAAATCACACCAATAGCTGGCCTTGATGGGTGTTTTCTCAAaggaaaatattcaattgaaacaCATGACATGAAAATGGTCATTGATTCAGATGTTAGTGACAGTATGTTTGCAGAAATATGTGACACGTTTAAAGGTGCAGTGACTGTGGAAAGGgagaacaaaaagaaaactaagagCATTCACAAAAGTCTTATGTAGCATTCACAAAAAAGGCAGTTTCATCATCTGCTTCATCAGTAGCTATTGTTATGTAATAGCATTCACAAAAAAAGGCAGTCCATCATCTGTTTCATTAGATACTGTTCAATTGCTATGTAGTCTTATGTAATAGCATAATTAGTAATGAAGTAAAAGTCTTAAGTTCCAAAAAAAGATGCTCATACTGTTAGTTAAATCCTCCATCTTGGTGGCTTGAATGTCTGAGAAGCTGGTCTATTTGGTTCCCTCATTCCATCTGGCATAGTCCCATATAGATTCTGATAATTTCCAATAGTGGCTGATCTTGATGCTGACATTGGGGCagaccttcctccgccttgtgtTGGTGTAGACCTTCCTCTTCCTGGTGATGGTTCAGTTGTTGTCCCAAAAAGCAGGTATTCAAAGCCTCTTCCACTTCCTTGTGCTCTGCCCCTTCCTTGTGTTGGTGGTGCAGCAGCTCTGCCCCTTCCTTGTGTTGGTGGTGCAGCAGCTCTGCCTCTTCCTTGTGTTGGTGGTGCTGCAACAGATCCATCTCTTCCCCTTCCTTGTGTTGGTGGTGTAGAAGCAGCTCCTCCCCTTCCTTGTGTTGGTGGTGTGGAAGCAGCTCCCTCCCTGCCCATATTCAATCAGTCTAGGTAAGATACTATTATGTAAACATTGGAAAAAGGCATAAGATAGAAAGAAAACAGTACTGACCTTCCCACAGCAGGTGATACATTAGGTGTAGATGAGGATGTTGTGCCTCTACCTCTGCCCCTTCCTCTGCCACTGCCATTTGGGGGTGTATCCCTTGCATTTCTGGTTGGGAAAGTCCTAATGTTATGTTTAGTAGACTGGCAATTGGTACAAGATATTTTTGACTTCTTGTGTGGTTGTTCTCCTTCTACATCAGACCTAATTCTCTTAGTTCTTGGTCTACCTGTCTTTATCTTGAACTTAGGCCTGTACACCACCATTGGATGCTATCAAGTACAAAAAACAAACAGTTACACTCAACCACATAATACAAATGAATGCTAACAGTTAATCAATTGCATTAAATGACATTACTAACTGACCTCCTCATTCCAGTGATCTTGATTATCACATGCAACAACTTTTCCAGCATAAGCCTTTTTGTAAGATGAGATTTTGTGATAATCATCCACCAGACTGcacaaaatcaacaaaaagtatCAAATGAATTATTAAATGGAAGCTGAAGTTACAATGacagaaaatttgaaccaacATTAGCATGAAGTGTTTAACTGACCTATTGACATCCAGTCTAAGGTTCCAAGCAACAACAATAGCATGTACACAGGGTATTCATGTAAGTTCCCATACATTACAATTACAAGTCTTCTCCTTGACATCCACATTCCATCTACTTGAGGTTTGATGGTTCTGCACACACCAACAGAACTCAGAAGAACCATACAAATggtatcttctcttcttctcaatCCTGTTCTTGATTATCCTGTCAGCTCTAGGGATAAGAACTAAACCTTCAGCTTCCCATTCCTTCACCTCCATCTTTCTATCAAACATCAGACCCATAATTTTCAAATTAAACCCTTCAAGGATCCTGTGCAGAGGTTTGGATCTTACATCCAAACTCCAACTGTTGAAACTTTCTGAAAAATTATTTGTCACATGCTCACATTTTGAAGTAGTATCAAAAGTAGATCTTGCCCAAAAATGTGTTGGGATATCAGCAAACCAATCCCTTGCCCTCTTATTATCTGTTTCCATGGTAGCCATATACTATGCTAATGTCTTCAAGTGAGCCCCCTTGTGGCCTTTGgtcttaaaattctcaaatatgtGTCTAAAACAGAATCTATTCCTACTTGAGTGAAACACTTCTTCAAGTGCTGGGACCAATCCCTTCTGCCTATCTGAGATGAATGTTAATGGAGCATGATGTTCTAGCAATCTATCCTTGATTAGATTGAGAAAAATAATccaatttttcttgttttcaCAATCACAAATAAACTTTGCCAGAGGATACATACCATTGTTTCCATCAAGTGCCACTGCAGAAAGCAACACTCCACCATACTTTCCTTTGAGAAAACACCCATCTAGACCTATAAATGGCCTGCATCCATCCTTAAAACCAGTCAAAAAAGCATCAAATGCCAAGCAACAATAACTGAAGTCATGGTCAGTATCAGTAGAAACAACACCTATACTCCTTggattctttttcattatctgatCCATAACCCCAGGTGCTAACTTGTACCCATCTTCATAAGACCCAAACTTCTTTGTTAAAGATTTACCTTTACCTTTCCAAGCAACCCAATAACTAAGTACAACACCATACCTTGTCTGCAGTCTACTTTTGATCTTTTTAGGTTGCAGTGAGTAATCATCTTCATTAATATCCTGTTCAATGACACTAGCTACCCAACTTGAGTTTTCCATCCTATTGTAGCCAGTACCAGTTTTATTCACACAAATATGCTTAGGAATATACTTAATGATCTTGATAGTATGCCCATCTGGTTGCCTGTTGTAAACAAAAAAATCCCACAAAGTGTAAAGTTAGATATCATTAAGTTATAAACAAAAAAATGCCCATACTTAAATATGGTATAACTGGGCTTACCTGTTAGCATAGAGTCTGAATGGACACCTTTTGACTTTGCATCTGCACCTCAATCTGGTTGGATCATCCTTAAACTTCTCAACTTCAATATTGTTGGCAATGCAAAATTTAGTTACAAACAACTTATACTCTGCCATATTGGGCCACATCAACCCTTCCTCAACCTCTTCAGTATCACAAGTCCATTCAGTAACTTCCTCACTCTCAACATcagcatacatatcatcatatTTCTGGTGATCACTTTTATATTCATTGTACCTTGCAGGTTCTTATTCTCCTGGTTCCTCATCCACATCAGTATCAGGTTCACCCTCATCATTAAATTCACTTTCAGAACTTGATGAAATGCCACTGTGATAATCATCTTCTATTGGAAGTTCATGTATTGAAGGAGTCTTCAGATTGGTGCACTCTAGTAGTACATCAAGCTCTTCTTCAGGCATATCTAACAACTCATCCACAGTATCATGTTCTTCATCTAATGCAATAATTGATTccttcctcttgttcttctttgttGCAGCTGACTTATGTGGAGTTTGAGGTTTggatgcaagcttcttctttattGCAGGTGACTTCTGTGGAGTTTGAGGTTTggatgcaagcttcttctttgttgCAGGTGACCTATGTGGAGTTGTAGTTTGGGTATGCTGAACAGTCTGAGTTGGTTGCTCTGTTGTCACTGCAGTCTGACTTGGCTGCTGACTTGGATCATCTTCAGACACTTGTGTCATATGTTGACTTGTTTCCTCATCTTCAATCAAACACCCAACAACATATGGCTCTGTCCGAGATTGTTTGACTGGAACAATATCTCCATCACCCACACCATAATTCACCCCAACTTCTTCATCCACACCATAATTCACCTCAACTTGTGTCACCTGGTGGCACAACTTTTAGGGGTCCCTCATGAGTCatgaacaaatgaaattcattaggaacatcttgATCTGATTCATTCCAAAACTTCAGCAAACCTTTATCATCCACAACATCACAAAGAAAGCCACTCTCCAAGTACTGAAAATCACAATGGTGGCCATCTATCCCATCAATATACTCAAAAACATTGTGCAACAGATCCAACATGTTCAGAGTGTCTCCATAATACTTAGGCCAATACACCTCCTTTCCATTCATATAATCAAGGAAACTGAATCCACAAACAGGTTGTTGCCTAGGCCATTCTCCATCATAGTGTAAATAGACATTTTTAGTATCATAAACAACACTTTCACTGCATCATaaccaaaaacctaaattaaTCACCACAATCAACAACTTTAATAGACTGTACAATATACAAAAAACCCAAatcacatgaacaaaaaaaaacagagcaTCAAATacagaaattataaaaaaaaatgaaattagggttacttTGAAAACCCAATTCCTACACTATATCACATCAGAGACCCTTTTCTCAACTATCACCAACTCACACACATGTAATTTCTACAATCGATTAAGCATATAACATCCATCCTAAATCAGAGGATAATGATAAAGACCCAAGAACAACATGCATAACATCAAACCCATAATCACGTATCGAATCATTAAACGAAAACGGAATGGAAGAacataaaccctagaaaaaaaactCACAATCTTCGTCTCTGGTTATGATTCATCACgattaaaccctagaaaacatatGAAACGGAAAGAAATGGGAAGCCAGTTCTCCTCTtcgatcaatttcttcttctcttcgttGGAACCCTAAACTCTCCTGTCACAGAAAAAAATTGGGGTTTTTTTTCTCTCTGCAactgataaacttttttctctctctctaatgTCTGTTCCCGCTCTATAGAGGGGTAGTTGTACAGACGAAGGGCTACGTGTTCAATTCTAATCGGCTACCCAAACGGTGCCAAATCGAAACCATTCATTGTCTGACCTGATGCACAGCCGTTGGATGATCATACAGGAGGGTATTATGGGAAATTATAAAATCTACGTGTAAAAAATTGTCCAGCTGTACGAagcagctgactcagctaaccgggtttggatggaaaaagtgacgagagaaggttttactaatatttgttctataggggaggtaactcaaattatgatcttcgccaggggaggtaacgcaaatgaaaactaaatatttaataagaaaaaaataataataacatttCCATAataaattgaaaactaataataaaatttaccaaaaaaaatcttgaaattaaaattgaacatttacaaagaataataataataataataataataaatgaaaaatagaagccaaaaagatttaaaaataataaaacgaAAATTAGCGATGACTAACCGGTAGACCTGACTAAACGGATTGTACCCACTTTACCTACGTTTACCATCCCTTTTAAATCACTATCTCGTCACTTTGGGAGAAGGAGCACATAGTAGGGGTAGCAATTGATTATTAAAAATACAGGACTCTGCTAAATTGTAACACGGTTACTAATAAAAGAAACCAAAATAACATAATTAAAACTGAACATTTAAtaaaaaagaattgaaaaatataaaaaaagaaaccaaaatatTTAACTAATACTAATAACAAAACTGAACATTAATAGTTAAAAAACAATGTTTAGAAAGATAAGCGGTCAATATTGGTCAACGGTGTAGTTGGAGGGCGTAATATAGGGTCGCATTCAATGCAAACCTCAAGGGGTGAGTATTTGATGTAGCCCTTTGAGGGCAGTAGAAACTACATGTAGTTGCTATGTtgtgtaattttattttttttgattttttgaatgaACAAAAAAAACTCTCCCAATTTCATATATTAAATATGATTGTTTACATCGATCTAATACATACAAATTGAGATACatgaataaatacaaaaatacAAAAGTATTAAAAACATGTATTTTGCAGAGGAGATCAATTTAGGGATGGTGTGAAAATTCAGATTCCATCATTTGaaattttcttcaacttttttcatTGAGAAATTTGTGTCTTCTTTATTAAGACTAGATGCTCCAGTAAAGGAGTGATTTGCACAATACATCGAAATCACGATCATATCTCGTCTCCATGGATCTTCATAAACATGTAGACCATAAAAAAACCATTGGATATGATAATCACCTAAATATAGATTATAATTTATGATAAATATAATAATTACGTACTAACAGGAGGAACTTATATAAACATTACTTCAATCTACCCAATAAATCCGAGTAAACATAGGTTGAAGATGTAGGAGAAGAAAGTAGTTCCATagagatattttttttcctttgaaaAAACAGTTATTAAGAGAGAGTATTTGGAATATTTGTCCATATCACTATGTCGTGTAATTGGAACCATGCCAAACATCCAATATTTGAATGCTTTCTTGAAAACTCTCTTTGACTAGATTACACCCTCCAATTTCTTCCGCTTTTACAGCGCCAAACGGATTCTTGGAATAAACAATAAGTAGTGGTGGGGGTGTGTGTGTAAGCAAGTCACCCTTTATATTCAAAGTTACTTCATTGGCCTTATATCATACATATTCTAATTTACTTCAAAACGATTAAAGTCATATTTTATTTTACGTGTATCTTCCATATAGGGGGAGGGAAGGGTATAATTCTTGCCAATTCTCACCAAGAACCAGCTTTCTTTTCGACCTAGCCAATTATGATATTTTAAAATTGAAACTCATTGTAATTTTCAAGATTTTCATTATAAACCTAGCCGATTATGAACGTGTTCTTCACATATGTATGACTCATAATACTCATCGGGTTTGTTTTTCTAACGTTCCACCAAGAATTCAAATCGAGCGTGTATTATCTAAAATGTAAACATATAAAATTAACGCAAGTTTACAAAAACATGATTAAAACACacgaaacaaaaatattcaccaagTCTTCAGGTGGACTAACCATTTTTCGATCGATCCTCGGTATAGTGTTTTGTGAATTGCGATAAACTATCTAGTTTCTTTTTCGATAATACATGTTTGATTTTCTAAAATTTTCATCCAATTATTTAGATTTCCATTGGACTACTCTTCAAATATATCAGTAGTTCTTTCCTACAAATTACCTTGATTTTTCACACGAACGGATGGCTGAGTGTCGTTTGAGTGAACTAGAACCTAGACCACACTCAATATGTCATCTAGGTGAGTTAGAATTACAAATGGTAGACTAAATTTCGCCTGGTATACAAGGTGGCAGATA comes from Papaver somniferum cultivar HN1 chromosome 7, ASM357369v1, whole genome shotgun sequence and encodes:
- the LOC113294676 gene encoding uncharacterized protein LOC113294676, translated to MYADVESEEVTEWTCDTEEVEEGLMWPNMAEYKLFVTKFCIANNIEVEKFKDDPTRLRCRCKVKRCPFRLYANRQPDGHTIKIIKYIPKHICVNKTGTGYNRMENSSWVASVIEQDINEDDYSLQPKKIKSRLQTRYGVVLSYWVAWKGKGKSLTKKFGSYEDGYKLAPGVMDQIMKKNPRSIGVVSTDTDHDFSYCCLAFDAFLTGFKDGCRPFIGLDGCFLKGKYGGVLLSAVALDGNNGMYPLAKFICDCENKKNWIIFLNLIKDRLLEHHAPLTFISDRQKGLVPALEEVFHSSRNRFCFRHIFENFKTKGHKGAHLKTLA